One window from the genome of Faecalibacterium sp. HTF-F encodes:
- a CDS encoding AAA family ATPase produces the protein MKEMNIPVGVSDFEEIRKNGYYYIDKSGLIGELLSRTGTKVTLITRPRRFGKTLGMSMLENFFDIRKNSRKLFEGLEIAEHQALCDAWMNQYPTISISFRQIDGLNFMDAYQQLVYEIALLYQNHTYLLDSQVISKQEKFLFQQISDRKAEKTDVLRSIQFLTLLLNKHYNKKVILLIDEYDVPVAKANNNGYYTEMLDVMKGLMQALKDNQALQFAVVTGCLKIAKESIFTGTNNFVSDTITNSRLNEYFGFVQSEVDQLLKDADLTEQAENIKKWYDGYHFGAFDVYCPWDVMNYMLELQRNPKAKPISYWKNTSDNAIIRSFINYAGSTITNKLETLMAGGYIVQRVDENLTYDYLHSSEDNLWSTLYLTGYLTKAREGDYKGELSDGMVALMIPNAEIKEIFETTVIKWFDDSTKKWNRNALFDAVWNGDSEGITKEMNALLRRTISYHDYREDFYHAFLAGIFTGAGYMVDSNKEHGEGRSDVVVYDSINARVAIFEAKYTKVLENLESECDTALQQIDDRMYAKEYEDDYDQILCYGISFFKKRCMVKKK, from the coding sequence ATGAAAGAAATGAATATTCCCGTTGGAGTTTCGGATTTTGAAGAAATTCGTAAAAATGGGTATTACTATATTGATAAATCGGGGCTGATTGGCGAACTGCTCAGTAGAACCGGAACGAAAGTGACGCTTATTACTCGCCCCAGACGATTCGGTAAGACATTGGGCATGAGTATGCTGGAAAACTTCTTCGACATCCGAAAGAACAGCCGAAAACTGTTTGAAGGGCTAGAAATTGCAGAGCATCAGGCATTATGTGATGCGTGGATGAACCAGTATCCGACAATCTCTATTTCATTCCGGCAGATAGATGGTCTGAATTTTATGGATGCATATCAGCAGCTTGTCTATGAAATTGCTCTTCTGTATCAGAATCACACGTATTTGTTGGATAGTCAGGTGATAAGCAAACAAGAAAAATTTCTTTTTCAGCAGATAAGTGATCGAAAAGCGGAAAAGACGGATGTGCTGCGCTCGATTCAATTTTTAACATTGCTGCTAAATAAGCATTACAACAAAAAAGTAATTCTTCTTATAGATGAGTATGATGTTCCTGTAGCGAAAGCAAACAATAACGGTTACTATACTGAAATGCTCGATGTTATGAAAGGCTTAATGCAGGCCCTAAAAGACAATCAAGCACTTCAATTCGCAGTTGTTACGGGTTGCTTAAAGATTGCGAAAGAGAGCATCTTTACAGGAACCAACAATTTTGTATCGGATACTATTACAAATTCTCGTCTGAACGAGTATTTCGGATTTGTACAGAGCGAGGTTGACCAGCTGCTAAAGGATGCCGACCTGACAGAGCAGGCTGAGAATATCAAAAAATGGTATGATGGATACCATTTCGGAGCCTTTGATGTTTACTGCCCGTGGGATGTAATGAACTATATGCTGGAATTACAGCGCAACCCGAAGGCTAAGCCTATCAGCTACTGGAAGAACACCAGCGACAATGCAATCATCCGTTCCTTTATTAACTATGCGGGGAGTACAATCACAAATAAACTTGAAACCCTGATGGCTGGCGGCTACATTGTTCAGCGTGTGGATGAAAACCTGACCTATGACTACCTGCATTCCTCAGAAGATAATCTCTGGAGTACGCTGTATCTGACAGGGTACTTGACCAAAGCTCGTGAAGGCGATTATAAAGGCGAATTGTCGGATGGCATGGTTGCCCTTATGATTCCTAATGCAGAAATCAAAGAGATTTTTGAAACAACAGTCATCAAATGGTTCGATGACAGTACGAAGAAGTGGAATCGAAATGCTTTGTTTGATGCAGTCTGGAACGGTGACAGCGAAGGCATTACCAAGGAAATGAATGCTCTGCTCCGGCGAACCATTAGCTACCATGACTATCGGGAGGACTTCTACCACGCATTCCTTGCGGGCATCTTCACAGGTGCAGGATACATGGTGGATTCCAATAAGGAACATGGCGAAGGACGAAGCGATGTGGTCGTCTACGATTCCATCAATGCCCGCGTTGCAATCTTTGAGGCGAAGTATACGAAGGTTTTGGAAAATCTGGAGAGTGAGTGCGATACAGCGTTGCAGCAAATTGATGATCGGATGTATGCAAAAGAGTATGAGGATGACTACGATCAAATCCTTTGCTACGGCATTTCGTTCTTTAAAAAACGCTGCATGGTAAAGAAAAAGTGA
- a CDS encoding recombinase family protein — MARVSKKVSAAQREAENAPHRIWKTAIYARLSDFDDVLRDTESLEVQISYIKEYVNHRDDLMLLDMFADKRCTGMNFDRPEFERLLKALQERKVNCIVVKDFSRLGRNFVETGQYLEQVFPLFGVRFIAINDNYDSLNRQSRDGMLVPIKSMINEMYSKDLSKKIQSCFRSKEARGEIYTPVPFGYKRNQQNHLILDKEVSDVVVRIFLWKKSGMKEREIAKKLSAQGIQTPFTRRCQLGYLKNTLRVKDPAWQTVFVTKVLENPIYTGTMVYNRIAYDEANRKIGQNPRESWRMVPDSHPAIISWELFDEVSALREAEQAVKEERKKWCRQRRENNPNIFKGRIFCKKCGEKLVCHWQSDGKKCFRSSVVAMKIIFLLNLWWSAFMACP; from the coding sequence ATGGCAAGAGTAAGCAAGAAGGTAAGTGCGGCGCAGCGGGAAGCGGAGAACGCACCGCACCGTATCTGGAAAACCGCAATTTACGCACGACTGTCCGATTTTGATGATGTACTTCGGGATACGGAATCGCTGGAAGTGCAGATTTCTTACATCAAAGAGTATGTCAACCACCGGGATGATCTGATGCTGCTGGATATGTTTGCGGACAAGCGGTGCACAGGGATGAACTTTGACCGCCCGGAATTTGAACGGCTGTTGAAAGCACTGCAGGAGCGGAAAGTCAACTGCATTGTGGTAAAGGACTTTTCCCGACTGGGTCGTAATTTCGTGGAAACAGGTCAGTATCTGGAGCAAGTGTTTCCACTGTTTGGCGTAAGATTTATAGCCATCAATGATAATTATGACAGCCTGAACAGACAGAGCCGGGACGGGATGCTGGTGCCGATCAAGAGCATGATCAATGAAATGTACTCGAAAGACCTGTCCAAGAAGATTCAGTCGTGCTTTCGTTCCAAGGAAGCACGGGGAGAAATCTATACGCCTGTTCCGTTCGGTTACAAGAGAAATCAGCAGAATCATTTGATTCTGGACAAGGAAGTCAGCGATGTGGTAGTTCGGATTTTTCTCTGGAAGAAATCCGGCATGAAAGAGCGCGAGATTGCAAAGAAGCTGTCTGCGCAGGGAATCCAGACACCTTTTACACGCCGCTGTCAGCTGGGATACCTGAAAAACACCTTGCGGGTAAAGGACCCAGCATGGCAGACCGTTTTCGTGACAAAGGTGCTGGAAAATCCAATCTACACAGGAACAATGGTCTATAACCGCATCGCCTACGATGAAGCGAATCGGAAAATTGGGCAGAATCCACGGGAAAGCTGGCGGATGGTGCCGGATAGCCATCCGGCGATTATCAGCTGGGAACTGTTTGATGAAGTTTCCGCATTACGGGAAGCTGAGCAAGCAGTCAAGGAAGAACGAAAAAAGTGGTGCAGACAGCGCAGAGAGAACAATCCGAACATCTTCAAAGGCAGAATCTTTTGCAAAAAGTGCGGAGAAAAATTGGTTTGTCATTGGCAAAGTGATGGGAAAAAATGCTTCAGATCAAGCGTGGTGGCTATGAAGATTATATTTCTGCTGAATCTCTGGTGGAGCGCATTCATGGCCTGCCCGTGA
- a CDS encoding NAD(P)H-hydrate dehydratase, with protein MAVEITEDFVWQVIPPRPRESHKGTFGTVLAVAGSASYRGAALLAAEGALRTGAGIVTLASVEPVLAAAAARLPECCLCPCAAGADGGISPESIPFIQRQKATVLLLGPGLGGTAQSAARAAETRVLVQRLLPGFAGSAVLDADGLNAAAQLLAEGKALPHLTGELILTPHPGEMARLTGLSVAEISADREKIARQYAKKWNVVVVLKGSRTVVAAPDGRACVNPTGNPGLARGGSGDVLAGMTAALLACRLPAFEAASCAVYLHGAAADRAAALCGEYGMLPHDILPQLGRMFAENQR; from the coding sequence ATGGCTGTGGAAATAACCGAAGATTTTGTCTGGCAGGTCATCCCGCCGCGCCCGCGTGAAAGCCACAAGGGCACCTTTGGCACTGTTCTGGCCGTTGCGGGCAGTGCGTCTTACCGTGGTGCGGCCCTGCTTGCCGCCGAGGGAGCTCTGCGCACCGGTGCGGGCATCGTGACCCTTGCCAGTGTGGAGCCGGTGCTCGCTGCTGCCGCAGCCCGCCTGCCGGAGTGCTGTCTGTGCCCGTGCGCCGCAGGGGCCGACGGCGGCATCTCACCGGAAAGTATCCCGTTTATTCAGCGACAGAAGGCCACAGTGCTGCTGCTGGGCCCGGGCCTTGGCGGTACGGCCCAGAGTGCAGCCCGCGCAGCGGAGACACGCGTACTGGTACAAAGGCTTCTGCCGGGCTTTGCGGGCAGTGCAGTGCTGGACGCTGACGGCCTGAATGCCGCCGCGCAGCTTTTGGCTGAGGGGAAGGCGCTGCCCCATCTGACAGGCGAGTTGATCCTTACGCCGCATCCCGGTGAAATGGCCCGGCTCACCGGCCTTTCCGTGGCAGAAATCAGCGCCGACCGTGAGAAAATTGCCCGGCAGTATGCGAAAAAATGGAACGTCGTGGTGGTGCTCAAGGGTTCCCGCACCGTTGTGGCTGCGCCGGATGGCCGTGCATGCGTGAATCCCACCGGCAACCCGGGCCTTGCCCGGGGCGGCAGCGGGGATGTACTGGCCGGTATGACGGCGGCCCTGCTGGCCTGCCGTCTGCCTGCGTTTGAAGCTGCTTCCTGTGCGGTGTATCTGCATGGTGCCGCAGCTGACCGTGCTGCTGCGCTTTGCGGGGAGTACGGGATGCTGCCGCATGATATCCTGCCGCAGCTTGGCCGGATGTTTGCGGAAAATCAGAGATAA
- a CDS encoding translation factor GTPase family protein, translating into METIHKHIVLGILAHVDSGKTTLSEAMLYRSGAIRKLGRVDHKDAFLDTDALEKARGITIFSKQALLTAGSTDITLLDTPGHVDFSTETERTLQVLDYAVLVVSGTDGVQSHTETLWRLLRRYHVPTFVFVNKTDLPGKSKEELLAQLNHRLGEGFVDFGMPQADRDDALALCDENLMNRMLEAGQLTDAEIIPAIARRHVFPCWFGSALKLDGVEELLTGLDRFTRPAPALDVFGAKVFKVSQDEQGARLTWLRVTGGELKVKAQLSGEADGEPWAEKANQLRLYSGTKYTLAETIHPGQVCAVTGLTKARQGEGLGAERDSDLPVLEPVLSYQVMLPEGADVHAALGKLHRLEEEEPQLHVVWNETLGEIHVQLMGEIQLEVLRSLLAERFGLNVEFGPGGILYKETITEPMEGVGHYEPLRHYAEVHVKLEPLPRGSGMQFAADCREEVLDKNWQRLVLTHLEEKQHLGVLIGAPLTDVKITLIAGRAHLKHTEGGDFRQATYRAVRQGLMMAKSQLLEPWYAFRLEVPVESLGRAMTDIQRMEGSFDPPESGEETAVLTGFAPVATMRSYPMEVVSYTRGRGRLTLTPDGCRPCHNAAQVIEAAGYKPEHDLENPADSVFCAHGAGFVVPWDQVRSHMHVDSGWGKAARPEPEVQTVPQRRAMAYRATLEEDAELLKIFERTYGPIKRDPLAAFHPTQKRERPDFDAQQWEILPEYLLVDGYNIIFAWDELNALAKDSLEAARHKLMDILCNYQGYQKCNLILVFDAYRVPGSPGSIEQYHNIHVVYTKEAETADMFIEHVTHEIGKGRRVRVATSDGMEQIIILGHGALRVSARMFHEEVQNVEKQIRALVQGQA; encoded by the coding sequence ATGGAAACTATTCACAAGCATATCGTTCTGGGCATTCTGGCCCATGTGGACTCTGGCAAGACCACCCTTTCGGAAGCCATGCTCTACCGTTCCGGCGCGATCCGCAAGCTGGGGCGCGTGGATCACAAGGACGCCTTTCTGGACACAGACGCGCTGGAAAAAGCCCGTGGGATCACTATTTTTTCCAAGCAGGCACTGCTGACGGCAGGCAGCACGGATATCACCCTGCTGGACACTCCCGGCCATGTGGATTTTTCCACCGAGACCGAGCGCACTCTGCAGGTTTTGGATTATGCCGTGCTGGTGGTCAGCGGTACCGATGGCGTGCAGAGCCACACCGAAACGCTCTGGCGGCTGCTGCGGCGCTACCACGTGCCCACCTTTGTGTTTGTAAACAAGACCGACCTGCCCGGCAAGAGCAAGGAAGAGCTGCTGGCCCAGCTGAATCATCGCCTCGGCGAAGGGTTTGTGGATTTTGGCATGCCGCAGGCAGACCGGGATGATGCGTTGGCTCTTTGCGATGAGAACCTGATGAATCGGATGCTGGAGGCCGGACAGCTGACAGATGCCGAGATCATCCCGGCCATTGCCCGGCGGCATGTTTTCCCGTGCTGGTTCGGCTCGGCGCTCAAGCTGGATGGTGTGGAGGAACTTCTCACCGGACTGGACCGCTTTACCCGCCCGGCTCCTGCACTGGACGTCTTTGGAGCCAAGGTGTTCAAGGTCTCGCAGGATGAGCAGGGTGCCCGCCTGACCTGGCTGCGCGTTACCGGCGGGGAGCTGAAGGTGAAAGCACAGCTCTCGGGCGAAGCGGACGGCGAGCCTTGGGCTGAAAAGGCCAACCAGCTGCGGCTGTACTCCGGTACAAAGTATACACTGGCAGAGACCATCCACCCCGGGCAGGTGTGTGCTGTCACCGGCCTGACCAAAGCCCGTCAGGGCGAAGGCCTTGGCGCAGAGCGCGACAGCGACCTGCCGGTGCTGGAACCGGTGCTCAGCTATCAGGTGATGCTACCGGAGGGTGCAGATGTGCACGCGGCGCTGGGCAAGCTGCATCGGCTGGAGGAAGAGGAACCTCAGCTCCATGTGGTATGGAACGAAACGCTGGGCGAGATCCATGTCCAGCTCATGGGCGAGATCCAGCTGGAAGTGCTGCGCAGCCTGCTGGCAGAGCGGTTTGGCCTGAACGTGGAGTTCGGCCCCGGCGGCATCCTTTATAAAGAGACCATCACGGAGCCCATGGAGGGTGTAGGCCATTACGAGCCGCTGCGCCACTACGCAGAAGTGCATGTCAAGCTGGAACCGCTGCCGCGCGGCAGCGGAATGCAGTTTGCCGCCGACTGCCGGGAAGAAGTTCTGGACAAAAACTGGCAGCGCCTTGTGCTGACCCATCTGGAAGAAAAACAGCACCTTGGCGTGCTGATCGGAGCGCCGTTGACGGACGTGAAGATCACCCTCATTGCAGGCCGTGCCCACCTGAAGCACACAGAGGGCGGAGATTTCCGGCAGGCGACCTATCGCGCTGTGCGGCAGGGCCTGATGATGGCCAAAAGCCAGCTGCTGGAGCCGTGGTACGCCTTCCGGCTGGAAGTGCCGGTGGAAAGCCTTGGCCGTGCCATGACCGATATCCAGCGCATGGAAGGCAGCTTTGACCCGCCGGAAAGCGGAGAAGAAACTGCTGTGCTCACCGGTTTTGCGCCGGTAGCTACCATGCGCAGCTACCCCATGGAAGTGGTCAGCTATACCCGCGGTCGTGGACGGCTGACCCTGACGCCGGATGGCTGCCGGCCCTGCCACAACGCGGCGCAGGTCATCGAAGCCGCAGGCTATAAGCCGGAACATGACCTTGAAAATCCCGCAGATTCGGTGTTCTGCGCCCATGGAGCAGGCTTTGTGGTACCATGGGATCAGGTGCGCAGTCACATGCATGTGGACAGCGGCTGGGGAAAAGCCGCGCGCCCGGAACCGGAGGTGCAGACTGTGCCGCAGCGCCGGGCCATGGCCTACCGCGCCACTCTGGAAGAGGATGCCGAACTGCTCAAAATTTTTGAGCGCACTTATGGGCCCATCAAGCGGGACCCGCTGGCCGCATTCCACCCAACGCAAAAGCGGGAACGTCCGGATTTTGACGCTCAGCAGTGGGAGATCCTGCCGGAATATCTGCTGGTGGACGGCTATAACATCATCTTCGCATGGGACGAGCTGAACGCCCTTGCAAAGGACAGTCTGGAAGCCGCCCGGCATAAGCTGATGGACATTCTGTGCAACTATCAGGGCTACCAGAAATGCAACCTCATCCTTGTGTTCGACGCCTACCGGGTGCCGGGCAGTCCGGGCTCCATCGAGCAGTACCACAACATCCATGTGGTCTACACGAAGGAAGCAGAAACGGCGGACATGTTCATTGAACATGTCACCCACGAGATCGGCAAAGGACGCCGCGTGCGCGTGGCCACTTCCGACGGTATGGAACAGATCATCATTCTGGGGCACGGTGCGCTGCGCGTCTCGGCCCGCATGTTCCACGAGGAAGTGCAGAACGTGGAAAAGCAGATTCGCGCCCTTGTGCAGGGGCAGGCGTGA
- the gpmI gene encoding 2,3-bisphosphoglycerate-independent phosphoglycerate mutase, whose protein sequence is MAKKPVLLCIMDGFGWVPEETFGNAVVAAKKPHLDALMAKYPMTTINASGMAVGLPDGQMGNSEVGHTNMGAGRIVYQQLTLITKSIKDGEMLQNPVLVKNMKAAIDAGKAIHLMGLVGTGGVHSHADHWFGVLEMAKHLGAKDVYLHCITDGRDTDPHSGKGFLADLQAKLDELGIGKIASVSGRYYAMDRDNNWDREEKAYAAFVYGEGNHAANAAEAIEASYAADKTDEFVLPCVTCEGGRVQDGDTVIFMNFRPDRARQMTRIFCDDAFTGFERRGGRKQVNYVCMAEYDATMPNCEVAYPPVELKNVLGQYLSENGKTQLRIAETEKYAHVTFFFNGGVEAPYEGEDRCVIPSPKVATYDLKPEMSAPEVAAECVKRIESGKYDVVILNFANCDMVGHTGVFDAAVKAVEAVDTAVDQVVSAVLKAGGCAFITADHGNAEKMMNPDGTPFTAHTTNVVPFVAVGCGDVKLREGGCLADIAPTMLPYIGLPVPAEMTGKSIIVE, encoded by the coding sequence ATGGCAAAGAAACCTGTTCTTCTGTGCATCATGGATGGCTTCGGCTGGGTGCCGGAGGAGACCTTCGGCAACGCCGTGGTCGCCGCCAAGAAGCCCCATCTCGATGCTCTGATGGCAAAATATCCCATGACCACCATCAACGCTTCCGGTATGGCCGTCGGCCTGCCCGATGGCCAGATGGGCAACTCCGAAGTTGGCCATACCAACATGGGCGCAGGCCGCATCGTGTATCAGCAGCTCACCCTCATTACCAAGTCCATCAAGGACGGCGAGATGCTCCAGAACCCGGTTCTGGTCAAGAACATGAAGGCTGCCATCGATGCCGGCAAGGCCATCCATCTGATGGGTCTGGTGGGCACCGGCGGTGTGCACAGCCACGCAGACCACTGGTTCGGCGTGCTGGAAATGGCAAAGCATCTGGGTGCAAAGGACGTTTACCTGCACTGCATCACCGATGGCCGTGATACCGACCCGCACTCCGGCAAGGGCTTCCTGGCCGACCTGCAGGCCAAGCTGGACGAGCTGGGCATCGGCAAGATCGCCAGCGTCTCCGGCCGCTACTACGCCATGGACCGCGATAACAACTGGGATCGTGAAGAGAAGGCATATGCTGCCTTTGTCTACGGCGAGGGCAATCATGCCGCCAACGCTGCCGAGGCCATCGAGGCTTCCTATGCAGCTGACAAGACCGATGAGTTCGTTCTGCCCTGCGTCACCTGTGAGGGCGGCCGCGTGCAGGACGGCGACACCGTGATCTTCATGAACTTCCGCCCCGACCGTGCCCGCCAGATGACCCGTATCTTCTGCGACGACGCTTTCACCGGCTTTGAGCGCCGCGGTGGCCGCAAGCAGGTGAACTATGTCTGCATGGCCGAGTACGACGCCACCATGCCCAACTGCGAGGTGGCCTATCCCCCTGTGGAGTTGAAGAATGTTCTGGGCCAGTACCTGTCCGAGAACGGCAAGACCCAGCTGCGCATTGCCGAGACCGAGAAGTACGCCCATGTCACCTTCTTCTTCAACGGCGGCGTCGAGGCTCCCTACGAGGGTGAGGACCGCTGCGTGATCCCCAGCCCGAAGGTAGCAACCTATGACCTGAAGCCCGAGATGAGCGCCCCCGAGGTTGCTGCCGAGTGCGTCAAGCGCATCGAGAGCGGCAAGTACGATGTGGTCATCCTGAACTTTGCAAACTGCGATATGGTAGGCCACACCGGCGTATTCGATGCTGCGGTCAAGGCCGTTGAGGCTGTGGATACCGCTGTGGATCAGGTGGTGTCCGCTGTGCTGAAGGCCGGCGGCTGCGCCTTCATCACCGCCGACCATGGCAACGCCGAGAAGATGATGAACCCGGACGGCACCCCCTTCACCGCACACACCACCAACGTGGTGCCCTTTGTGGCTGTTGGCTGCGGCGATGTGAAGCTGCGTGAGGGCGGCTGCCTTGCCGACATCGCACCCACCATGCTGCCCTATATCGGCCTGCCCGTCCCGGCTGAAATGACTGGCAAGAGCATCATTGTGGAGTAA
- the tpiA gene encoding triose-phosphate isomerase, giving the protein MDKAKRKAIIAGNWKMNKTASEAAVLVDELVPAVQDAGCEVVICTPYTDLVTAVEKTKGTNIHVGAENVHFEKSGAFTGEISADMLVDLGVEYVIVGHSERRQYFAETDQTVNKRALAALNAGLKVIICVGESLQQREEGVTEELVRMQTKIALRDVTAEQMANVVIAYEPIWAIGTGKTATADQAEEVCGQIRKVIGEVYGEAVAEATTVQYGGSMNAKNCEELLSKKDVDGGLIGGASLKAPDFAVIVNAATKG; this is encoded by the coding sequence ATGGATAAGGCAAAGCGCAAGGCTATCATTGCAGGCAACTGGAAGATGAACAAGACCGCCTCTGAGGCTGCTGTTCTGGTGGATGAGCTGGTCCCCGCTGTTCAGGACGCAGGCTGCGAGGTGGTCATCTGCACCCCGTATACGGACCTGGTCACCGCTGTGGAGAAGACCAAGGGCACCAACATCCATGTGGGTGCTGAGAATGTTCACTTCGAGAAGTCCGGCGCTTTCACCGGCGAGATCAGCGCTGACATGCTGGTGGATCTGGGCGTGGAGTACGTCATCGTGGGCCACTCTGAGCGCCGCCAGTACTTTGCAGAGACCGACCAGACCGTGAACAAGCGCGCTCTGGCTGCTCTGAACGCCGGCCTGAAGGTCATCATCTGCGTGGGCGAGAGCCTGCAGCAGCGTGAGGAGGGCGTCACCGAGGAGCTGGTCCGGATGCAGACCAAGATCGCTCTGCGCGACGTGACCGCTGAGCAGATGGCAAATGTCGTTATCGCCTACGAGCCCATCTGGGCCATCGGCACCGGCAAGACCGCTACCGCCGATCAGGCTGAGGAAGTCTGCGGCCAGATCCGCAAGGTCATCGGTGAGGTGTACGGCGAGGCAGTTGCCGAGGCTACTACTGTCCAGTACGGCGGCAGCATGAACGCCAAGAACTGCGAGGAACTGCTGAGCAAAAAGGATGTGGACGGCGGCCTGATCGGCGGCGCATCCCTGAAGGCTCCCGACTTTGCAGTGATCGTCAACGCAGCCACCAAGGGCTGA
- a CDS encoding phosphoglycerate kinase — translation MGLGKKTIDDQNYCGKKVLVRCDFNVPMKDGVITNENRINAALPTIQKLVNDGAKVILCSHLGKPKNGPEAKFSLAPVAVALSAKLGKTVVFADDDNVVGENAKAAVAAMNNGDVVLLQNTRFRKEETKNMPEFSEELASLADAYVDDAFGSCHRAHCSTAGVTDFIKDTAVGYLMEKEIKYLGNAVNDPVRPFTAILGGAKVADKLNVISNLLEKVDTLIIGGGMAYTFVKAQGYEVGKSLCDDSKLDYCKEMMAKAQEKGVKLLLPVDAVCIKDFPDPIDAPVETTVVPVTAIPADMEGCDIGPESMKLFADAVKASKTVVWNGPMGVFENPTLAAGTLAVAKAMAESDATTVIGGGDSAAAVQQMGLGDKMTHISTGGGASLEYLEGKELPGIAVIQNA, via the coding sequence ATGGGTTTAGGTAAGAAGACGATCGACGATCAGAACTACTGCGGCAAGAAGGTGCTTGTCCGCTGCGATTTCAACGTCCCGATGAAGGACGGTGTCATCACCAACGAGAACCGCATCAACGCAGCTCTGCCCACCATCCAGAAGCTGGTCAATGATGGCGCAAAGGTCATCCTGTGCAGCCATCTGGGCAAGCCCAAGAACGGCCCCGAGGCCAAGTTCAGCCTGGCACCCGTTGCTGTGGCTCTGAGCGCAAAGCTGGGCAAGACCGTTGTGTTTGCAGATGACGACAATGTTGTCGGCGAGAACGCAAAGGCTGCTGTTGCTGCCATGAACAACGGCGACGTCGTTCTGCTGCAGAACACCCGTTTCCGCAAGGAAGAGACCAAGAACATGCCCGAGTTCAGCGAAGAGCTGGCTTCTCTGGCTGATGCATATGTTGACGATGCATTCGGCAGCTGCCACCGTGCACACTGCTCCACCGCAGGCGTCACCGACTTCATCAAGGATACCGCTGTTGGTTACCTGATGGAGAAGGAGATCAAGTATCTGGGCAACGCTGTGAACGATCCCGTTCGTCCCTTCACCGCTATTCTGGGCGGCGCAAAGGTCGCAGACAAGCTGAATGTTATCTCCAACCTGCTGGAGAAGGTCGATACCCTGATCATCGGCGGCGGCATGGCCTACACCTTCGTCAAGGCTCAGGGCTACGAGGTCGGCAAGAGCCTGTGCGACGATTCCAAGCTGGATTACTGCAAGGAAATGATGGCCAAGGCTCAGGAGAAGGGCGTGAAGCTGCTGCTGCCCGTTGATGCTGTCTGCATCAAGGACTTCCCCGATCCCATCGACGCTCCGGTTGAGACCACCGTTGTTCCTGTCACCGCGATCCCGGCTGACATGGAAGGCTGCGACATCGGCCCCGAGAGCATGAAGCTGTTTGCCGATGCTGTCAAGGCATCCAAGACCGTTGTGTGGAACGGCCCCATGGGCGTGTTCGAGAACCCCACTCTGGCAGCTGGCACTCTGGCAGTTGCTAAGGCTATGGCTGAGAGCGACGCTACCACCGTGATCGGCGGCGGCGACAGCGCAGCAGCTGTACAGCAGATGGGTCTGGGCGACAAGATGACCCACATCTCCACCGGCGGCGGCGCTTCTCTGGAGTATCTGGAGGGCAAGGAGCTGCCCGGCATCGCTGTCATTCAGAACGCATAA
- a CDS encoding glycosyltransferase family 2 protein codes for MLISLIVPCYNEEEAMPLFYQEACRVAKNMKKSHNADFEIIFVDDGSKDGTLHTARKLHRQDDRVRYISFSRNFGKEAGIYAGLQAAKGDYVATLDADLQDPPSLLPDMLDTLLTGEYDCAATRRTTREGEPPIRSWFAHKFYQIINKMSDTEIVDGARDFRLMSRKMVDAVLSMSEYNRFSKGIFSWVGFRTKWFDYKNVERVAGQTKWNFWSLFKYSIEGIVGFSTAPLVMAAGLGVLFCVLAFIGIIFVIVRALIFGDPTSGWPSMVCIILLCSGVQLLCTGIVGEYLAKAYLEVKHRPIYITAETEADGR; via the coding sequence ATGTTAATCAGTCTGATCGTACCCTGTTATAATGAAGAAGAGGCCATGCCCCTTTTTTATCAGGAAGCGTGCCGCGTGGCAAAGAATATGAAAAAATCTCATAATGCAGACTTTGAGATCATCTTTGTGGATGATGGTTCAAAGGACGGTACTCTGCATACAGCGCGGAAACTGCACCGGCAGGATGATCGGGTACGATACATTTCCTTCAGCCGCAATTTTGGCAAGGAAGCCGGCATCTATGCAGGTCTGCAGGCAGCGAAAGGCGACTATGTGGCAACGCTGGATGCCGACCTGCAGGACCCACCGTCACTTCTGCCGGACATGCTGGACACGCTGCTGACCGGCGAATATGACTGTGCAGCTACCCGCCGCACGACCCGGGAGGGCGAACCACCGATACGCAGCTGGTTTGCTCATAAATTTTATCAAATCATCAACAAAATGTCGGATACTGAAATTGTAGATGGTGCCCGGGATTTTCGATTGATGAGCCGAAAAATGGTGGATGCCGTGCTGAGCATGAGTGAGTATAACCGCTTCAGCAAAGGCATTTTCAGCTGGGTAGGATTCCGCACAAAATGGTTCGATTATAAAAATGTGGAACGTGTGGCAGGCCAGACAAAATGGAATTTCTGGAGCCTGTTCAAATATTCCATCGAAGGCATCGTGGGTTTTTCTACCGCGCCACTGGTCATGGCGGCAGGCCTTGGTGTACTTTTCTGCGTTCTGGCATTCATCGGCATCATCTTCGTGATAGTGCGTGCACTGATTTTCGGCGACCCTACTTCCGGCTGGCCCAGTATGGTATGCATCATTCTGCTGTGCAGCGGTGTGCAGCTGCTGTGTACGGGTATCGTGGGTGAATATCTGGCCAAGGCCTATCTGGAAGTGAAGCACCGCCCCATTTACATCACTGCGGAGACAGAAGCAGACGGGAGGTAA